Below is a window of Defluviimonas sp. SAOS-178_SWC DNA.
CCCTTCCAGATCGACGCTGCTTTCGTGGTTGAGCGCGCCGCCATGCCGCTCGAGGAACCCATCGGCGGCCGCCCGGCCCGCCCCTTTCAGCTCCCACAAAAGACCGGGCGTCGGCACCAGCTTCGTCGCCGCCGTCAGAGAGGTCATCAGCGCGTCATCGGCGACGATATGGACCAGCACGTCCTTCATCGCGCCGTGTTCGACGCGCCCGTCCGCGATCAGTTCCTTCACGAAGTTAATCGCCCGGAACTCCCGGAGCAGGGAGGAGTTGAAGCTCACCTCGTTGATGCGGTCGAGGATCTCCTGCGCCGACCGCGGCACCGCCTCGCGGCGCAGCGGATTGATCGAGACGACGACGATGTCATCCGGAAGTGCGGGATCGAAAAGCGGGAAGAGCGCAGCGTTGCCGGTATAGCCGCCATCCCAGTAGGCCTCCTTCCGGCCGGTCTCCGCATCGTCGATCTCCACCGCCCGAAAGAGCGTCGGCAGACAGGCCGAGGCGAGGATCGCATCCGTGGTGATCTCGTCGCCGGAAAAGACCCGGATCTTGCCGCTCCGCACATTGGTCGCCGCGACAAAAATGGCCGGACCTTGCGATCCGCAGACCAGATCGAAACGAAACTGCGACACGACCCGCTCCAGCGGATTGACGTAGAAGGGGCCGAAATCGTAGGGGCTGAACAGCCGCGTGAAGGTCTCTGCCGGCGAAAAGGGGGCAAGGCGCCCGGTCAGGCCGGACCAGAGATCGCTGACCGGCAGGAAGGCGCGGAACCACGACGCCATCCGCATGTCGCCCACCGCGCCCACCTGCGCCCAGAGCCAGTCGAGGTTAGCGCGCGCGCCGGCCCGCCCGCCCATCGCCATTCCGGCCTTCAGCGCCGCGCCGTTCAGCGCGCCCGCCGACGTCCCCGATATCCCCGCGATCTCGATCGTCTCGTCCTCGAGGAACCGGTCGAGCACGCCCCAGGTGAAGGCGCCATGCGCGCCGCCGCCCTGCAGGGCAAGGTTGATGCGCCGGACCCGGCTTGCCATGTCATGCCCCTTCTTCTTGGCTCAAATACTCCGGGGGGACCGGGGGGCAGCGCCCCCGGCGGATCGCCTGCGCCAGCAGGCGAAACCGGTCAGAGCGCCGTCCAGCCGCCGTCGACCGAGATCGTCGTGCCGGTGATCTGCGCCGCCGCCGGCGAGCACAGGAAGACCGCCGTGCCGCCGATCTCCTCGACCGTCGCGAACTGGCGCGACGGCTGGCGCTGCAACATCACCTCGCGGATCACGGTCTCGCGGTCCATGTCGTGGACCTTCATCTGGTCGGGGATCTGCGCCTCCACGAGCGGCGTCAGCACGTAGCCCGGGCAGATCGCGTTGCAGGTGATCCCCTGCCCCGCCGTTTCCAGCGCGACGGTCTTCGACAGGCCCACCACCCCGTGCTTGGCCGCGACATAGGCCGACTTGAAGGGCGAGGCGGTCAGCCCGTGCGCCGAGGCGATATTGACGATCCGGCCCCAGCCCTTCGCGCGCATTCCCGGCAGCGCGGCGGCCGTGGTGTGGAAGGCCGAGGAGAGGTTGATCGCCAGGATCGCCTCCCATTTCTCGACCGGAAACTCCTCGACCGGCGCGACATGCTGGATCCCGGCATTGTTGACGAGGATGTCGCAGCGACCGGCCTTTTCAACCAGTGCCCGGCACTCCGCGCCTTTCGACATGTCCGCCGGGACGTAACG
It encodes the following:
- a CDS encoding patatin-like phospholipase family protein, which gives rise to MASRVRRINLALQGGGAHGAFTWGVLDRFLEDETIEIAGISGTSAGALNGAALKAGMAMGGRAGARANLDWLWAQVGAVGDMRMASWFRAFLPVSDLWSGLTGRLAPFSPAETFTRLFSPYDFGPFYVNPLERVVSQFRFDLVCGSQGPAIFVAATNVRSGKIRVFSGDEITTDAILASACLPTLFRAVEIDDAETGRKEAYWDGGYTGNAALFPLFDPALPDDIVVVSINPLRREAVPRSAQEILDRINEVSFNSSLLREFRAINFVKELIADGRVEHGAMKDVLVHIVADDALMTSLTAATKLVPTPGLLWELKGAGRAAADGFLERHGGALNHESSVDLEGLFS
- a CDS encoding 3-hydroxybutyrate dehydrogenase; this encodes MTLTGKTAIITGSNSGIGLGVARELARAGADVVLNSFTDRDEDHALAESLGGEFGVTARYVPADMSKGAECRALVEKAGRCDILVNNAGIQHVAPVEEFPVEKWEAILAINLSSAFHTTAAALPGMRAKGWGRIVNIASAHGLTASPFKSAYVAAKHGVVGLSKTVALETAGQGITCNAICPGYVLTPLVEAQIPDQMKVHDMDRETVIREVMLQRQPSRQFATVEEIGGTAVFLCSPAAAQITGTTISVDGGWTAL